ATGGGTGACCCGGCCGACCCGCACACACGTGAGGCCCTGCTGGTGGGCGGCCCGCTAGGAGAACGCGCCGCCGAGGCCCGCGCGGCCAGCCCGGTCACCCACGCTCACCCGGACGCCCCGCCGTTCCTCATCATGCACGGCACCGAGGACTCACTCGTGCCCCTCGAACAGAGCCGGACGCTGGCCGAGGCACTGACCCGGGCCGGGGCCGAAGCCGAACTGATCGCGGTGCCCGGCGCCGAGCACGGGTGGTTCGGCATGGACGACACCGGGCCGCTCGTCGCCTCTGCTCTCGAATTCGCCGGACGGCGCCTGTACGCAGGCACACCTTCAGGAGGAAACCGATGACCACCGTGTTCACCAACGCGAGGATCTTCGACGGCAGCGGAAGCGACGCCTTCGAAGGGGAAGTGCGCGTCGAGGGCGACCGGATCACCCAACTGGCCGCCGACTGGGGGCAGGTCAGCCGGGAGGGTGCCGACGTCGTCGACGCCGCCGGGAAGACCCTGCTGCCGGGCCTCATCGAGGCGCACGCGCACATTTCCTGGCCGTCTGCGGTGGACCGGCCGATCCCCACGATGGAACTGCCCGTGGAGGAGCATCTGCTGATCACCGCCCGCAACGCCAGAATCCTGCTGGACGCCGGGTTCACCAGCGCCTACTCTGCCGGTTCCCTCGGACCGCGGTTCGAGATCGCGCTGCGTGAGGAGATCAACGGCGGGTGGCTGCCGGGACCCAGGCTCCGCGCCTCGTGCATCGAGCGGGCGCCGGAGGGCGACACCGCGGTGCCGGACGTGCACGACGCGGACGACCACCGCCGCGGCCCCGAGGCCGTACGCGACTTCGTCCGCAAGTGGGCCGCCAACGGCGTGGACACGATCAAGTTCCTGCTGTCCAGCGACGACGCGTTCGTTCCCGGAGGCTCCCAGCAGCTCCTCTACACCGACGACGAGGTCAAGGCGGCCGGGGAGCAGGCCAGGGAGTCGGGCGTCTGGCTCGCCTGCCACGCACACGCCGCCGGTTCGATCAAGCAGGCCGTGAACAGCGGCTTCCGCATCATCTACCACTGCACGCACGCCGACGAGGAAGCCCTCGACCTGCTCGAAGAGGCGAAGGACCGCATCTTCGTGGCACCGGCGGTCGGCGTCATCTACACCGGCGCCCACGAGGCCCAGCAGTTCGGCGTCACCCAGGAGGCCGCCGCCGAGAAGGGACTGCTGGAGACACTCGAACGCTGGAGCAAGGTCATTCCCGAGATGCGGCGTCGGGGCATCCGCGTGCTGCCCGGCGGGGACTACGGCTTCCTGTGGAACCCCAACGGCGCCAACGCACGCGACCTGCAGTACTTCGTCGAACTGTACGGCTTCACCCCGGCCGAGGCGCTCACCGCGGCCACCATGTACGGCGGCCAACTGATGGGCATGGGTGACGAACTCGGCCTGATCCGCGAGGGCTACCTCGCCGACCTGCTGCTGGTCGACGGCGACCCGCTCCAGGACATCTCCCTCCTGCGCGACCGCGACCGGATCACCCACATCATGCAGGGCGGCCGCTTCCACAAGCGCCCGCAACGCGAGGAGTACGAGCGTCTGTTCGCACCCGCAGGGCAGGCATCCTCCACCTGACGCCGACGCACGGCTGCGCCGATGCCTCCTTCTCGGGAGGAGACACGGGCCGACAGGCAGAAGTGAAGACCGACGGTGGGCCGTTCGCAGACGGCCCACCGGACACTCGCAAACGCGCCCGGCGGGTGTCCGCGGCGGCGGTCGGCCTGCACACCAACTCACGCTCCCACTACGCCTCCGAGGTTGGTTCACCGAGCGCCTCGCCACCCGCTTCCTCGACCCCCTTGTGCTACGACCCGGGGTTAGCTAGTGGGTGGGCTTCGCGCCACTTGTGGAACCATGACTCGCTCACGCCCGGGGCACGGCACGAGACCTTGTGCGGGATGCCGTGCTCGGTCCTGTCGTCGCTGATCATCCCGGCCACGGTGGCCGGGTCCGTCGCAGCTGTCTCATCCACTGGACCATGCGGCGTTTGAGGGCATCGCGCTCTGTCCTTTGGCGTGGTCCTCTCGGCCTTGCGTGCCGCCCCCTCACGAAACTCCGCCGTGAACCTGCGACGCTTCTCCGCCGTGACAACCAACGTCCCCTGCTGTCATGGACTCCGCGCCACGAGGGGAACCTCACTACCGGGCAGAGCCCCTCCGGACACTGCTGGGCGTAGCGCCGTACGCCTGCTTGAAGACACGGCTGAAGTGCGCCACGTCGTTGAAGCCCCACCGGAACGCCACGTCCGTGACCGTGGCCGTGCTGCCGGGCCGGGTGAGGTGCCGGTAGGCGGCCCGCAGCCGCCGTGCGCGGATCCATCGGCTGACCGTGGTGCCGGTGTCCGCGAACGCCAGGTGCAGCGTGCGTACGGAGATGTCGTGGGCCTCGGCGACGGAGGAGGCGCACAGGTCGGGGTCGTCGAGATTGTCCTCGATGTACCGGCGCAGACGCACCAGGAGGGCTTCGCGGACGGCTGGGCGGGTGCCTGCCGGGGCCAGGGCGGTGTCCAGGGTGTCGAAGAGGCTCTGACACGCGATCGCGAGCCCGGCGTCGCTGAGGTGGTCGAGTTCGCGGGTGATGGCGCGCAGTTGGTCGGCGGCTATCGAGGCCAGTCCGGATCCCGCGGCGACGGACACCGCTCCGCGACCGCTCGTCGCCGCCTCTGCCAGCGCGCGGGGTGCTTGCTCCCGGGGGAGCAGCAGCGACAGCTCGCGGCGAGGTTCGACTGCCTCGAAGCCCTCGGCCGTTTCGCTGTCCCACAGCAGCAGCTGGTCAGGACCGAGGATCAGCGTGTCGTCCCCCTGGCGGCAGACCAGCCGACCACTGAGATTGATCATGATGCCGATCCGCGGGCCGCCGCGCCGGGCGTCCGTCTCGGTACTTCGGTACCCGGAGTACCCCCCGCCGCGGAACTCCGAGACGATCAGAGCGTCGAGCTGCCGGTAGCGGACGGTGGCGTCGAGGTGGTCCCGCCGGGAGAAGGACAGGTTCCACGGCAGATGGACTTCGGCCATCTTCTCGCTCCACGCGTCCCGGACCGATGTCGACGGCAGCCCCCGCGTCGACCATGTGACCGTGGCGTTCACGCGCACCACCTCCAGGCAGCCTAGTTAACGCAAGTGGCCGGTTCCGCGCAATGAACGGTGTCAGGTCCACCCGTCGGCGAGCGTCGTGGCTCGCCCCTTGCACGAATGAACAACGCCGGTTGCGCTGCCGTGCAAGCACCACGGCCCCGCGTGACGCACTGTTCTCCTCACCGTCACAGCAGCCGGAGTCGCCTCCTTGGGGCAGGTCTCCCGGCACACCACGGAAGGGAGCAGCCGTGACCGACCTGCGTCCGGTCGTCATCTACGGAGCCAGCGGTTCCACTGGCCGACTGGTGGCCGAGTATCTGCGCGAGTACGACATTCCCTTCGTCGCCGCGGGCCGGAACAAGGCGCGGCTGCAGGAGGTGATGGACCGAGTACCGGGCATCGAGACCGCCGACTACGAGATCGCCGAGACGGACGGCTCGGTCGAGTCCCTGACTCGCCTCTTCGAGGGCCGCTCGGTGGTCTGCAACACGGTGGGGCCGTTCCTTCGCTATGCGCCCCCCGTCGTGGAGGCGGCCATCGCGGCCGGGTGCCACTACATCGACACCGCCGGCGAGCAGACACACATGCTGCGTTTCCTCGACGAGTGGGGGCCCCGGTTCGCCGCCGTCGGCCGGGCCGCGTCCAGCGCCATGTCCGTCCAGTACGCGGTCCACGACATCGCCGCCCGTATCTGTCTCGAGACACCTGGAGTCGACACGCTCGAGCTGGGGTCGTACGCCAACGCCATCCCCACCGTGGGCTCCACCCAGTCGATCTTCGACGTGATCCGGGCCGACGCCTTCTACCTGGAGGACGGCCTGCTGAAGAAGTACGACGGCGTCGTGGTTCAGGACGTGGTCGTACCGGGCTCGGGCATGGTGCTCACCGGCACCAACTGGGGCGGCACCGCCCTCCCGGTGTTCTTCCGGGACGACCGCCGGGTGCGGGACTGCCGGATGTTCGTGGCCATGCGCAACCAGACCATCTGGCGACGGGTGGTCGACCTGGAACGGCTCTTCAAGGTCTCCCTCCAGTGGCTGCCGGAGGAAGCCCTCTATCCCGTCCTCGACAAGATGGCGTCCGGCATGACGGCGGACAGCCCGCCGCGCGAGAACCGCCAGCACCAGCGGTCCATCGACTGGTGCACCGCCCGCGGCAACACCGCCACCGCCCGGGTCGTCATCCACGGCACCACCGGTTACCAGATGACAGGACTGATCCAGGCGTACGCGGCCATGCGCCTGCTCGGCAACACCTACCACGGCACTGGTTTCCGCTCGCCCGCCGAGCTCCTCGGCCACCGTGAGCTGATGGGCGCCCTGGAGTCCTACGGCTTCGCCCGCATCACCGAGGAGTCCCGGGCATGAGCGCGGCCGAGCCGGTGTGGATCGTCGGCACGGGCATGACCTCGTTCGGCGTGCGCCGCGACACATCGGTCAAGGAACTCACCCGTGAGGCCGTCACCGAGGCGCTCAAGGACGCGGGTGCCGAACTCGGCGACGTACAGGCGGCGTACTTCGGCAACACCTGCCAGGACGTCCTGGAGGGCCAGAACGTCGTGGGCGGCCAGATGGCGCTGCGCTCCATGGGTTTCGAGCGGATCCCCGTGATCAACGTCGAGAACGCCTGCGCCACCGCTACCACCGCTTTGCACCAGGCCGTGCTGCATGTCCGCTCGGGCGCGGCGGACACCGTGCTGGCCGTCGGCGTCGAGAAGACCAACACCGGCGACAAGCAGCGCATGCTCTCCCTCTTCGACGGCGGCATGGATGTCCACGACCCCGAGGGCGTCGACGCGGTCCTGCGTGAACTGGGTGGCGAGGTGCCGGACAACACGGTCCCGCGCAGCCGGTTCATGGACATCTACGCGGCACTCGCCCGCGCCCACATGCGGGACTTCGGGACCACCCGGGAGCAACTGGCCCGGATCTCGGCCAAGAACCACGCTCACGCGGTCGACAACCCGCTCGCCCACTACCGCACCGCCATGACGGCCGACGACATCCTGGCCGCCCGCACGGTCAACGACCCGCTCACCGTGCCCATGTGCGCCCCGCTCACCGACGGCGCGGCGGCGGCGGTCGTGGTCAGCACAGCCGGACTGCGCCGCCTCACCGGGGCGCGGGCGGTGCGTGTGCTCGCCTGCGTGCTCGGCACCGGCACCCTGCGCGAGCCGACCGACTGGGCGACCTCCGTCAGCCGCCTCACAGCCCAGAGAGCGTACGAGGAGGCCGGGGTCGGCCCCGACGACGTCTCGGTGGCCGAGGTCCACGACGCCGCCGCCTTCGGTGAGCTCCTCCAGACCGAACTGATGGGCTTCTGCCCGATCGGCGCGGGCGGCGAGTTCGCCGACTCCGGCGCCACCACCCTCGGCGGACGACTGCCGGTCAACCCCTCCGGTGGCCTGGAGTCCAAGGGCCACCCCATGGGCGCCTCCGGTCTCGCCCAGGTCCATGAGCTCGTCCGGCAGCTGCGGGGCGAGTGCGGCACCCGCCAGGTGCCCGGCGCCCGGATCGCGCTCGCCGAGAACGGCGGCGGCATGTACGCCGGCGAGGAAGCCGTCGCAGCCGTCACCCTGCTCGGTGCCTGAACAACCCTCTTGGAGCTTTGATGAGTTACCAGAACCTCTCCCTCCGCCGCGACGGCCGGATCCTGTACGTCGACTTCGACAACGGCCCGCTGAACCTGATGACGATCCAGATGGTCGGTGAACTCTTCGACCTCGCCGGGAAGCTGGTCTTCGACCGGGACACGGGCGTCGTCGTCCTCGGCAGCGCCAACCCCGATTTCTTCCTCGCCCACTTCGACCTCGACGACATGTTCCGGTCGATGAACGACCCGGACGTGCCGCAGAGCAAGTACCCGGACATCAACGTCGTCCAGGCGCTGACCACCATGTGGGAAGCCCTGCCGCAGGTGACGATCGGTGTTCTCGACGGCATCGTGCGCGGTGGCGGCCTGGAGTTCCTGCTCGCCACGCACATGAGCTTCGCCACCCCGCGGAGCAGGCTCTGTCTCCCGGAGTCCAGCGGCGGATTCCTGCCCGCCGGCGGCGGCACCACTCGCCTCGCGCTCCGGATCGGCCCCGCCCGTACCCGTGAAGTCATCTTCAGCGCACGGGATTTCACCGGCGAGGAGGCAGCCGCGTACGGCATCGTCAACCGTTGCCTGCCCGCCGACGACATCCGCGCCTACGTCGACGAGCTCGCCCAGCGGTCCGCCGCCCGGTCCGCTGAGTCCGTGGCGGCGGTCAACCAGGTCCTGGCCCGAGTCCTCGACGGCGCCGCGGACGCGCAGTTCGCGGGCTTCGCCGTCGAGAGCGAGGCCATGCGGACCCTGCTTGCGGTGCCTGCGGTCATGGAACGCCTGAAGAGGCTCGCACAGCTCCAGGACATCGAACACGAGCGGGATCTGCCGGCGACGATCGCCGGTGTGTCCTGATGAGCCTGCGGGGCAATGAGTCGGTCGTGCGTCCCGGCCTGCCGCATACCGAACTCAGCGGCTTCGAGCCGGAGTTGACCGGAGAGGAGCGGACGCTGCAGCAGGCCGTCCACGCCTTCGCGGTGGACGTCCTGCGGCCGGCCGGACGCACCTTGGACGGCATGACGGCCCAGGAGGTCGTCGGCCAGGGCTCCCCGTTCTGGGACGTGCACGCCATCGCCGCCAAGTCCGGCCTGGGCCCCGAGGCGGAGGACGACAGTCTGCCGCCGGACAGACGGGCCCGCATGACGGCGATCGCCGTCGAAGAACTCGGCTGGGGCGACGCGGGCCTGGCTGTCTCCCTCGGCGTTGGCGGCTTTCCCTCGCTCTTCGCCCGCCGCACCGGCAACGCCGAACTCATCGACCTCTGCGAGGGCCGGCTCGGCTGTTGGATCGGAAGCCAGCCCGACCGGGGCTCCGACGGACTGAGCCTCTACCCGAACGAGCGGCACCCGCACGCCACGCACGGCAACAAGGGCAACCTCACCGCCAGGGTGAGGGGCGGGGAAGTCGTCATCGACGGTCAGAGCTCGGCCTGGGTCTCCAACGGTCCTGTCGCCGAGGTCGGCCTCGCGTCCGTCTGCGCCGACTACGGCGAGGGCTTCTACGACGAGGAAGGCCACCCGCACGGGATCGAGGTGATCGTTCCGCTGGACCTGCCCGGAGTCAGTCGGGGCAAGCCGCTGGAGAAGCTCGGCAAGCGCGCCCTGCCCCAGGGGGAGATCTTCTTCGACTCGGTCAAGATACCGCTGCGCTATGCCCTGTCGGCCCGGGACGGCTACTGGCGCGGCCACGCCGCGACCTGGTCCTCGGCCGGTGCGGCGATGGGCCAGGTGATGGCCGGGCTCGCCCGCGCCGCCTTCGAAATGGCACTCGGCTACGTCCACGAGCGCCGTCAGGGCGGTGCGCTGCTGGCCGAGCACCAACTCGTCCAGTACCGGCTGGGCCGCCTGGGCAGCCAGGTGGAGACCATTCGCGCGGTGTCCCGCCGAGCCACCGAGTACACCGCGCTCACCCCTGCACGCCACCCCTACTACACCGCCCAGTCCAAGGCCATGTGCACCGACCTGGCGTTCCAGGTCGCCGACGAGGCACTGCAGCTCATGGGGGCCAACGGGCTGACCCGCGAGTACCCCGCCGAGAAGCTGTTCCGCGACGCCCGTGCCGCGCGCATCGAGGACGGCGAGAACCACCTGCTGACCATGAAGTTCGGGCACCTGGCGAGCCTGCTGCACCAGGACGGCCGGTTCCGTGGCTGACCCGCACAGGACGGAAGGACATCGCTGTGGCCATCACTGACTTCTTCGACCGCGGATGGCGTGCGCAGCCTGAGGGCACCGCCTTCGTCATGGACGAGCGGACCTTCACCTACCGGGAAATCGGAGAGCTTTCCCACCGCGTCGCCAACGCTCTCTTCGCCTCGGGCCTCCAGCCCGAGGCGAAGGGCGCCGTGCTGACGACCAACGATCCCGTCGGCTGGGCCTGCGTACTCGGGATATGGCGGGCCGGACTCGCATGGGTGCCGGTCAACCCGGCCGGCCCCCGTGCCGAGATCGGCCGGCTCCTCGCCGGTTTCGACTGCGAGGTGCTCTTCTGCCACGAGGTCCTACTCCCTCTCGTCGAGCCTCTACGCGCCGACCTGAAGGGGCTGCGCATCGTGGTCTCCCTGGGGGAGGACCCTCGCCTGGCGTCCCGGGCGGGTGCCGTCACCCTCCACGACTTCCTCAAGGACGCGTCCACCGACCTTCCGGACCACGTTCCGGGGCCCGACGCGGTGGCGGGCATCATGCCGACCGGCGGCACGACGGGCGCCCCGAAAGGGGTCATGAACACGCACCGCGGCCTGAGCGTGAGCGCGGTCCACCAGATGCTGGCCGCTCCCTACTCGGCCGACGAACCGATCGTGAACCTGCTCGCCGCCCCCATGACCCACACCGCCGGCACCCTCACGCTGCCCTGCACCGCACGCGGCGGCACGGTTGTCGTCACGACACGTCCCGACCCCCTCCGGCTCCTCGACCTGATCGAGAAGCACAGGGTCACCGAACTCTTCCTCCCGCCCACCGTCATCTACCGCCTGCTGGAGACCCCTGGCATCGAGCAACGCGACTTCTCCTCGCTCAAGTACCTCATGTACGGCTCCGCACCCATGTCGACCGAGAAACTGCGTCGGGCGATCGAGGTGTTCGGACCGGTGATGTTCCAGGGATACGGCCAGACGGAGGCGCCCTCGGGAATCGCGTTCCTGCGCCCCGAGGAGCACTTGACGACCGGCGACGACAGTGACTTCCGACTGTCGGCCGCCGGCCGCCCGGCCCCCCTCGTACAGGTCGAGGTGCTCGACGGCGAGGGCCGGAAGCTGCCGTCGGGCGAGAGCGGCGAGATCTGTGTACGCGGCGATCTCGTCATGAAGGGCTACTACAAGGACCCCGCCAGGACAGCCGAGACCATCGTCGACGGATGGCTGCACACCGGTGACATCGGATTCCTCGACGACGAGGGCTTCCTGCACATCACCGACCGCAAGAAGGACATGATCATCTCGGGTGGCTTCAACGTCTACCCGAGCGAGGTCGAACAGGTCGTCTGGAAACACCCGGCCGTGCAGGACTGCGCCGTCATCGGCATCCCGCACCAGGACTGGGGCGAGGCCGTCACCGCCGTCGTGGAACTGAACGACGGCGAGGAACTCACCGAGACGGAACTCATCGCCTACTGCCGTCCACGACTCGGCGGTATCAAGACACCGAAACGGGTCGTGTTCGTGCCCGAACTCCCGCGCAGCGCCAACGGCAAGGTCCTCAAGAAGGACGTCCGCGAACCCTTCTGGCGCGGCCACGAGCGGCAGATCTGAGGATCGGAGCACCCCATGCACCGCAGCCTTTTCGACAAGGACCACGACACTTTCCGTGCCGCCGTCCGCCAGTTCACCGAACGCGTTCTCGCGCCCCGCCACGAGGAGATGCTCAGGCAGAAGTCCATTCCCCGGGACATCTGGCAGGAGGCGGGCGCACTGGGCATCCTCGGCCTGTCCGTCCCGGAAGAGTACGGTGGAGCGGGCGCGGGCGACTTCCGCTTCAACGCCGTCGCGGACGAGGAACTCGCCGGTTTCAGTTTCGGCGTCGGGGCCAGTCTCGCCCTGCACACCGACACCTGCCCGCCCTACCTCGTGGAACTCGGCACCGAGGAGCAGAAACAGCGCTGGCTGCCCGGCATCGCCTCGGGGGACCTGATCAGCGCCATCGCCATGACCGAGCCCTCCGGCGGCTCCGACCTCGCCGCGCTGAAGACCACCGCGGTCCGGGACGGCGGAGACTGGCTGATCAACGGCTCCAAGACCTTCATCACCAACGGCCACCAGGCGGACCTCGTCATCGTGGCCGCCCGCACCGGCCCTGGCGAGCGCGCCAAGGGCATCAGCCTGTTCGTCGTCGAGGCCGGCACGCCGGGCTTCGAACGCGGCCGCAAGCTGGACAAGGTCGGACAGGAGGAGGCCGACACCGCCGAACTGTTCTTCACCGACGTCCGCGTCCCGGACACCCACCGCCTCGGGGAGGTCGGTCAGGGATTCGTCTCGATGATGCGGCTCCTGCCGCAGGAACGGCTGTCGACCGCCGTCACCAACGTCGGCCATGTCACGCGGCTCCTGGGTGAAACGATCGAGTACGCCAAGGAGCGCCGCGCGTTCGGAGAGGCCATCGGCTCCTTCCAGCACAACAAGTTCCGGATAGCGGAACTGGTCACGCGTGTGGAGGTGACCCAGGCGTACGTCGACCAGTGCGTCCTCGCGCACACACGGGGCGAACTCACCCACGTGGACGCGGCCAAGGCCAAGTGGTGGGCCGCCGAGACGCAGAACGCCGTACTGGACGAGTGCGTCCAACTGCACGGCGGCTACGGCTACATGAACGAGTACCGCATCGCACGCGCATGGCGGGACGCCCGCGTGACGAAGATCTGGGCCGGGTCCAACGAGATCATGAAAGAGGTCATCGGTCGCGACCTGGGCTTGTAATTTCCGTGCTCAACTTCCCGGATGGAGAACCAGCCATGGCTCTGCCCACCGTCAACCGTCAATGGCTGCTGGCCCGCCGCCCTGTCGGCGCCGTCACCACCGAGGACTTCCGCCACGCCGAGTCGGACCCGCCGACACCCGGAGAGGGTGACGTACTGGTCCGCACCCTGTATTTCGGCTACGACGCCAGCCAGCGCATCTGGCTCACCGACGACGGCGGCTACATGCCGCCGATCCAGGTGGGTGAGCCGATGCGGACCATGGGCATCGGCCAGGTCATCACCTCACGCGACCCGGCGTATCAGCCCGGCGACCTGGTCGAGGGCTTCATGAGCTGGCAGGACTACGTTCTCGTACGAGCCGACGGCCCTATGCCCCTGCGGGTCCTGCCCGCGGGCGACCACCCGGTGTCCTGGAACCTCGGCGTGTTCGGGGTCGGCGGACTGACCGCGTACTTCGGCGTCACCGACGGTCTGCGGGTGAAAGCGGGCGACACCGTCGTGGTCTCGGCAGCGACCGGTGCCACCGGGTCGCTGGCCGGCGGCATCGCCAAGGCGCTCGGCGCCAAGAAGGTGATCGGCATCGCCGGCGGCCCCGAGAAGTGCCGCTGGGTGGTCGAGAAGGCGGGCTACGACGCGGCCATCGACTACAAGAACGACAAGCTCGACGAACGGCTTCAGGAACTGTGCCCGGACGGCGTCGACGCTTACTTCGACAACGTCGGCGGCGACATGCTCGACACTCTGCTGCTGAGCATGGCACCGCAGGGGCGGGTGCTGATCTGCGGGGCCATGTCGTCCGGCTACACCGATGTCAGACTCCAGGGCCCCACCAACTACATGCGAATCGCCACCCACCAGCTGACCGTACGGGGCATCCTGCTGTTCCACTACGCCGATCGCCTTGCCGAGGGGGCCGCGCAACTCGGCCAGTGGGTGAAGGAGGGCCGTCTGTACGTCGCGGAAAACGTCGTCGAGGGCTTCGAGAACGCGCCTGCCCTGCTGCCGACGATGTTCAGCGGCAAACAGCCCGGCAAACTGCTGCTCAAGGTGGGCGACCCGGAATGAGCTGGTCCCATGCTCCGCACCCGGCAGGTTCAGATGATCTGACGATGTGCCCGCTGCCCGACCGGCCGCAGCTCGTTGATGAGGGTGTAGCCGACTCCCGTGCTGGAGAGGCGCGTGGGCGCTCTGCCTGCCCCCTGCCGAGTGCCCACGCGGGCTGGACGACGAGGGCTTGTAGGACGTCCACGGCATGACCGGGCGGCCTGAACGCGACCCGGTGCATCGGCTGCGCTGGATCTTGGTCCACTCCACCGGTAACCGGCCGATCTGGGACTGTTCGAACGCTCGCGTGGACGGGTTTCGTCCGGTGCATGGAGTCCAATGACAACTGTCAACAGATGACACGCGGTCCGTTACGATGAGTCTCCCTGGAGCCCCGAAGGAGGCCTCGTCCGTGACTGGTCCGGCGCTTTCCA
This genomic stretch from Streptomyces deccanensis harbors:
- a CDS encoding amidohydrolase family protein — translated: MTTVFTNARIFDGSGSDAFEGEVRVEGDRITQLAADWGQVSREGADVVDAAGKTLLPGLIEAHAHISWPSAVDRPIPTMELPVEEHLLITARNARILLDAGFTSAYSAGSLGPRFEIALREEINGGWLPGPRLRASCIERAPEGDTAVPDVHDADDHRRGPEAVRDFVRKWAANGVDTIKFLLSSDDAFVPGGSQQLLYTDDEVKAAGEQARESGVWLACHAHAAGSIKQAVNSGFRIIYHCTHADEEALDLLEEAKDRIFVAPAVGVIYTGAHEAQQFGVTQEAAAEKGLLETLERWSKVIPEMRRRGIRVLPGGDYGFLWNPNGANARDLQYFVELYGFTPAEALTAATMYGGQLMGMGDELGLIREGYLADLLLVDGDPLQDISLLRDRDRITHIMQGGRFHKRPQREEYERLFAPAGQASST
- a CDS encoding acyl-CoA dehydrogenase family protein, with the protein product MRPGLPHTELSGFEPELTGEERTLQQAVHAFAVDVLRPAGRTLDGMTAQEVVGQGSPFWDVHAIAAKSGLGPEAEDDSLPPDRRARMTAIAVEELGWGDAGLAVSLGVGGFPSLFARRTGNAELIDLCEGRLGCWIGSQPDRGSDGLSLYPNERHPHATHGNKGNLTARVRGGEVVIDGQSSAWVSNGPVAEVGLASVCADYGEGFYDEEGHPHGIEVIVPLDLPGVSRGKPLEKLGKRALPQGEIFFDSVKIPLRYALSARDGYWRGHAATWSSAGAAMGQVMAGLARAAFEMALGYVHERRQGGALLAEHQLVQYRLGRLGSQVETIRAVSRRATEYTALTPARHPYYTAQSKAMCTDLAFQVADEALQLMGANGLTREYPAEKLFRDARAARIEDGENHLLTMKFGHLASLLHQDGRFRG
- a CDS encoding acyl-CoA dehydrogenase family protein, with the translated sequence MHRSLFDKDHDTFRAAVRQFTERVLAPRHEEMLRQKSIPRDIWQEAGALGILGLSVPEEYGGAGAGDFRFNAVADEELAGFSFGVGASLALHTDTCPPYLVELGTEEQKQRWLPGIASGDLISAIAMTEPSGGSDLAALKTTAVRDGGDWLINGSKTFITNGHQADLVIVAARTGPGERAKGISLFVVEAGTPGFERGRKLDKVGQEEADTAELFFTDVRVPDTHRLGEVGQGFVSMMRLLPQERLSTAVTNVGHVTRLLGETIEYAKERRAFGEAIGSFQHNKFRIAELVTRVEVTQAYVDQCVLAHTRGELTHVDAAKAKWWAAETQNAVLDECVQLHGGYGYMNEYRIARAWRDARVTKIWAGSNEIMKEVIGRDLGL
- a CDS encoding saccharopine dehydrogenase family protein; the protein is MTDLRPVVIYGASGSTGRLVAEYLREYDIPFVAAGRNKARLQEVMDRVPGIETADYEIAETDGSVESLTRLFEGRSVVCNTVGPFLRYAPPVVEAAIAAGCHYIDTAGEQTHMLRFLDEWGPRFAAVGRAASSAMSVQYAVHDIAARICLETPGVDTLELGSYANAIPTVGSTQSIFDVIRADAFYLEDGLLKKYDGVVVQDVVVPGSGMVLTGTNWGGTALPVFFRDDRRVRDCRMFVAMRNQTIWRRVVDLERLFKVSLQWLPEEALYPVLDKMASGMTADSPPRENRQHQRSIDWCTARGNTATARVVIHGTTGYQMTGLIQAYAAMRLLGNTYHGTGFRSPAELLGHRELMGALESYGFARITEESRA
- a CDS encoding helix-turn-helix domain-containing protein; this encodes MNATVTWSTRGLPSTSVRDAWSEKMAEVHLPWNLSFSRRDHLDATVRYRQLDALIVSEFRGGGYSGYRSTETDARRGGPRIGIMINLSGRLVCRQGDDTLILGPDQLLLWDSETAEGFEAVEPRRELSLLLPREQAPRALAEAATSGRGAVSVAAGSGLASIAADQLRAITRELDHLSDAGLAIACQSLFDTLDTALAPAGTRPAVREALLVRLRRYIEDNLDDPDLCASSVAEAHDISVRTLHLAFADTGTTVSRWIRARRLRAAYRHLTRPGSTATVTDVAFRWGFNDVAHFSRVFKQAYGATPSSVRRGSAR
- a CDS encoding AMP-binding protein; translation: MAITDFFDRGWRAQPEGTAFVMDERTFTYREIGELSHRVANALFASGLQPEAKGAVLTTNDPVGWACVLGIWRAGLAWVPVNPAGPRAEIGRLLAGFDCEVLFCHEVLLPLVEPLRADLKGLRIVVSLGEDPRLASRAGAVTLHDFLKDASTDLPDHVPGPDAVAGIMPTGGTTGAPKGVMNTHRGLSVSAVHQMLAAPYSADEPIVNLLAAPMTHTAGTLTLPCTARGGTVVVTTRPDPLRLLDLIEKHRVTELFLPPTVIYRLLETPGIEQRDFSSLKYLMYGSAPMSTEKLRRAIEVFGPVMFQGYGQTEAPSGIAFLRPEEHLTTGDDSDFRLSAAGRPAPLVQVEVLDGEGRKLPSGESGEICVRGDLVMKGYYKDPARTAETIVDGWLHTGDIGFLDDEGFLHITDRKKDMIISGGFNVYPSEVEQVVWKHPAVQDCAVIGIPHQDWGEAVTAVVELNDGEELTETELIAYCRPRLGGIKTPKRVVFVPELPRSANGKVLKKDVREPFWRGHERQI
- a CDS encoding enoyl-CoA hydratase/isomerase family protein; this translates as MSYQNLSLRRDGRILYVDFDNGPLNLMTIQMVGELFDLAGKLVFDRDTGVVVLGSANPDFFLAHFDLDDMFRSMNDPDVPQSKYPDINVVQALTTMWEALPQVTIGVLDGIVRGGGLEFLLATHMSFATPRSRLCLPESSGGFLPAGGGTTRLALRIGPARTREVIFSARDFTGEEAAAYGIVNRCLPADDIRAYVDELAQRSAARSAESVAAVNQVLARVLDGAADAQFAGFAVESEAMRTLLAVPAVMERLKRLAQLQDIEHERDLPATIAGVS
- a CDS encoding thiolase family protein; translation: MSAAEPVWIVGTGMTSFGVRRDTSVKELTREAVTEALKDAGAELGDVQAAYFGNTCQDVLEGQNVVGGQMALRSMGFERIPVINVENACATATTALHQAVLHVRSGAADTVLAVGVEKTNTGDKQRMLSLFDGGMDVHDPEGVDAVLRELGGEVPDNTVPRSRFMDIYAALARAHMRDFGTTREQLARISAKNHAHAVDNPLAHYRTAMTADDILAARTVNDPLTVPMCAPLTDGAAAAVVVSTAGLRRLTGARAVRVLACVLGTGTLREPTDWATSVSRLTAQRAYEEAGVGPDDVSVAEVHDAAAFGELLQTELMGFCPIGAGGEFADSGATTLGGRLPVNPSGGLESKGHPMGASGLAQVHELVRQLRGECGTRQVPGARIALAENGGGMYAGEEAVAAVTLLGA